A window of Marinitoga sp. 38H-ov contains these coding sequences:
- a CDS encoding deoxynucleoside kinase: MGKMIVLAGNVGAGKSTFTKVLSERLGFVPFYESVNDNPFLEDFYKDQKKWSYHLQTFFLFHRFNSIKQIIDLDENAILDRSIYEDAEIFARNLYNNGKMSKREYETYNQIFYTMLEFLKKPDLLIYIKTSVDTIVNRIKKRGRDMEMQVPIEYWKQLDNLYKDWINTYDQSKIYVVDGDTIDIVENPEYIDNIISDISEILELENVK; this comes from the coding sequence ATGGGAAAAATGATTGTTTTAGCAGGAAATGTGGGGGCGGGCAAATCAACTTTTACAAAAGTATTATCCGAGAGATTAGGTTTTGTTCCTTTTTATGAATCTGTAAATGATAATCCTTTTTTAGAAGATTTTTACAAAGATCAAAAAAAATGGTCATATCATCTACAAACTTTTTTTCTTTTTCATAGATTTAATAGTATAAAACAAATTATAGATTTAGATGAAAATGCAATATTAGATAGATCTATATACGAAGATGCAGAAATTTTTGCAAGAAATTTATACAATAATGGAAAAATGAGCAAAAGAGAGTATGAAACATATAATCAAATATTTTATACAATGCTAGAATTTCTTAAAAAACCTGATTTATTAATATATATTAAAACTAGTGTAGATACAATAGTCAATAGAATTAAAAAAAGAGGAAGAGATATGGAAATGCAAGTTCCTATAGAATATTGGAAACAATTAGATAATTTATACAAAGATTGGATAAATACTTATGATCAATCTAAAATATATGTAGTAGACGGAGATACTATTGATATAGTTGAAAATCCAGAGTATATTGATAACATTATTTCAGATATTTCAGAAATATTAGAATTAGAAAATGTAAAATAA
- a CDS encoding ABC transporter ATP-binding protein, with translation MHNIVKQFPKVLANDNVNFLVKKGEVHSIIGENGAGKSTLMNQLYGLYTPTSGDIYIFGEKKVFKGPGDAIRAGIGMVHQHFMLVDTLTVAENIVLGSEPKNGMVFDLKRARKEVKELSEKYGLFVDVDAKIEDIPVGMQQRVEILKTIYRGAEILILDEPTAVLTPQETEELFGIIRKLKEDGKTIIFISHKLHEVMEISDNITVMRLGKVTGNVAAKDTNARELANMMVGREVVLRIEKNKKTPGDVAVEVENLWVKDNRKLDAVRGVSFKIRKGEVLGVAGVAGNGQTELVEALTGLRKIENGKYIYNGEDVSKMTVRELRERNIGHIPEDRYKYAMVKEYPNYYNMILGKHYKEPFAKNGFLNHNVIYKNADILIKKFDVRPADGTIPTGNLSGGNQQKVVIAREVSFNPEFIVIAQPTRGLDVGAIEYVHKEILNLRDKDVAVLLVSMELEEVLSLSDRIIVMYEGEIMGEVKPEEVTIEELGLMMAGHRLEDIKLEEKYVHGGDSIEK, from the coding sequence ATGCATAACATTGTAAAGCAATTCCCGAAAGTTTTGGCAAATGATAACGTGAACTTTTTAGTAAAAAAGGGTGAAGTTCATTCTATCATTGGTGAAAATGGAGCAGGTAAGTCAACTTTGATGAATCAATTATATGGTTTATACACACCAACCTCTGGAGATATTTATATTTTTGGAGAAAAAAAAGTATTCAAAGGTCCAGGGGACGCTATAAGAGCTGGTATAGGTATGGTTCACCAACATTTTATGTTGGTAGACACATTAACTGTTGCAGAGAACATTGTCTTGGGTTCAGAACCAAAAAATGGTATGGTTTTTGATTTAAAAAGAGCAAGAAAAGAAGTTAAAGAATTATCCGAAAAATATGGTTTATTTGTAGATGTTGATGCTAAGATAGAAGATATACCTGTTGGTATGCAGCAAAGAGTTGAAATTTTAAAAACTATATATAGAGGGGCTGAAATATTAATTTTAGACGAACCTACTGCCGTTTTAACTCCTCAAGAAACAGAAGAATTATTTGGTATTATTAGGAAATTAAAAGAAGATGGAAAAACTATTATTTTTATTTCTCATAAACTTCATGAAGTTATGGAAATTAGTGATAATATAACAGTTATGAGATTAGGAAAGGTAACTGGTAATGTTGCTGCCAAAGATACAAATGCAAGAGAACTTGCTAATATGATGGTTGGAAGAGAAGTTGTGCTTAGAATAGAAAAAAATAAAAAAACTCCTGGAGATGTTGCTGTTGAAGTTGAAAATCTTTGGGTAAAAGATAATAGAAAATTAGATGCTGTTAGAGGAGTATCATTTAAAATTAGAAAAGGCGAAGTTTTAGGTGTTGCTGGTGTTGCTGGGAATGGTCAAACTGAGCTTGTTGAAGCATTAACTGGTCTTAGAAAAATAGAAAATGGAAAATATATATATAATGGTGAAGACGTTTCTAAAATGACTGTAAGAGAATTAAGAGAAAGAAATATAGGTCATATACCTGAAGATAGATATAAATATGCTATGGTAAAAGAATATCCAAATTATTATAATATGATTTTGGGAAAACATTATAAGGAACCATTTGCAAAAAATGGATTTTTAAATCATAATGTAATATACAAAAATGCTGATATTTTAATTAAAAAGTTTGATGTCAGACCTGCTGATGGAACTATTCCTACTGGTAATTTATCTGGTGGTAATCAACAAAAAGTTGTTATCGCTAGAGAGGTTAGTTTTAATCCAGAATTTATTGTAATTGCACAACCAACTCGTGGTCTAGATGTTGGTGCAATTGAATATGTTCATAAGGAAATATTAAATTTAAGAGATAAAGATGTTGCAGTATTATTAGTTTCTATGGAATTAGAAGAAGTTTTATCTCTTTCAGACAGAATTATTGTTATGTATGAAGGAGAAATAATGGGAGAAGTAAAACCCGAAGAAGTAACTATTGAAGAATTAGGTTTAATGATGGCAGGTCATAGATTAGAAGATATAAAGCTTGAAGAAAAGTATGTACATGGAGGGGATTCAATTGAAAAATAA
- the msrA gene encoding peptide-methionine (S)-S-oxide reductase MsrA, with the protein MNKDIIYFAAGCFWGVEHLFKKLEGVIETEVGYMGGNLENPTYEDVCTGRTGHAETVKIVFDKDLISEEELIKYFFEIHDFTEYNRQGPDVGTQYRSVIFYTNEIQKEIAEKLKKVLEEKYTVETSIEEAKKFYQAEDYHQDYYDKTGKQPYCHYRRNVWINFKI; encoded by the coding sequence ATGAATAAAGATATAATTTATTTTGCCGCAGGATGTTTTTGGGGTGTTGAGCATTTATTTAAAAAATTAGAAGGTGTAATTGAAACAGAGGTTGGATATATGGGAGGAAATTTAGAAAATCCAACATATGAAGATGTTTGTACAGGAAGAACAGGCCACGCTGAAACAGTAAAGATAGTTTTTGATAAGGATTTGATTTCTGAAGAAGAATTAATTAAATACTTTTTTGAAATTCATGATTTTACAGAATATAATAGGCAGGGTCCTGATGTAGGAACTCAATATAGAAGTGTTATTTTTTATACTAATGAAATTCAAAAAGAAATTGCTGAAAAATTAAAAAAAGTATTGGAAGAAAAATATACAGTTGAAACGTCTATAGAAGAAGCAAAAAAGTTTTATCAGGCAGAAGATTATCATCAAGATTATTATGATAAAACTGGGAAACAACCATATTGTCATTATAGGAGAAATGTATGGATTAATTTTAAAATATAG
- a CDS encoding alpha/beta hydrolase: MIFAKNYDNNPVILKEEKEKTILKSNFPCEYPESSKIPLYIYNANSDKTLLFIHGLGTKNLKYLKWFPENFAKNGYNSALMILPYHFDRTPKGYKSGELFLSTTNNEILRSRFEHSVVDTLTTLNYLKERFSKKLFLMGFSFGGMVSTIAASLRDDIKGLSLAVTGGNFYHITWKSFVTGVLRVQYEENKECNPEKCLNYHIKEYPEYLRNLNNPDIELDKAPIACFEYDPSTFAKFIKSPTIIFRALFDIFIPKKSTLDLYERIKAKKELYNIPSGHLSSYVFKRYILKKTIRFFDNIILYDKKI; the protein is encoded by the coding sequence ATGATATTTGCAAAAAATTATGATAATAATCCTGTAATATTAAAAGAAGAGAAAGAGAAAACAATTTTAAAATCAAATTTTCCGTGTGAATATCCAGAATCTTCTAAAATACCATTGTATATATACAATGCCAATTCTGATAAAACACTTCTTTTTATACATGGATTAGGTACTAAAAATTTAAAATATTTAAAATGGTTTCCAGAAAATTTTGCTAAAAATGGTTATAATAGTGCATTAATGATATTACCATATCATTTTGATAGGACACCTAAAGGATATAAAAGTGGAGAATTATTTCTGTCAACTACAAATAATGAAATATTAAGATCAAGATTTGAGCATTCAGTAGTGGATACACTTACGACATTAAATTATTTAAAAGAAAGATTTTCAAAAAAATTATTTCTAATGGGATTTAGTTTTGGCGGGATGGTATCTACAATAGCTGCATCATTAAGAGATGATATTAAAGGATTATCCTTAGCGGTTACAGGAGGTAATTTTTATCATATAACCTGGAAGAGTTTTGTTACTGGAGTTTTAAGAGTCCAGTATGAAGAAAATAAAGAATGTAATCCTGAAAAATGTTTGAATTATCACATAAAAGAATATCCAGAATATTTAAGAAATTTAAATAATCCAGATATTGAATTAGATAAAGCTCCAATTGCATGCTTTGAATATGATCCATCAACATTTGCAAAATTTATAAAATCACCTACTATAATTTTTAGAGCATTATTTGATATATTTATTCCCAAAAAATCTACTTTAGATTTATATGAAAGAATAAAGGCTAAAAAAGAATTATATAATATTCCGTCGGGACATTTATCTTCATATGTTTTTAAAAGATATATATTAAAAAAGACTATAAGATTTTTTGATAACATTATATTATATGATAAAAAAATTTAA
- a CDS encoding ABC transporter permease, which translates to MSILVPVTSVIIALLIAAVVILLIGKNPLNAYWVMLKGAFGGKAAWAANISKMMPLVLTGLAVGFGFRAGIFNIGAEGQLMMGAIFATFVGINLGNVSPIVAIPITMLAGILGGAFWASIAGYLKAATGAHEVITTIMLNWIAVYLTNYFVVGPLAVGQGVPKSPEIAQSAQLPPLMTVQANTLPSGIIVSIVAAILVYILLDKTTTGYEIKAVGYNPYASEAGAISLKKNIVLTMAISGALAGLAGAMEVMAVHHRIFGDFSGGKGFDGISIALIGQNNPIGIIFAAFLISSLRTGSNAMQFAKVPDDIVTIIQGIIIFLVAADRIVRTLLAKMAISKGGETK; encoded by the coding sequence ATGAGTATTCTCGTTCCAGTAACTTCAGTTATAATAGCATTGTTAATAGCAGCTGTAGTTATACTTTTAATTGGTAAAAATCCGCTAAATGCTTATTGGGTAATGTTAAAGGGTGCTTTTGGCGGAAAGGCAGCTTGGGCTGCAAATATTTCAAAAATGATGCCTCTAGTTTTGACTGGTTTAGCTGTTGGATTTGGATTTAGAGCAGGAATATTTAATATTGGTGCTGAAGGTCAATTGATGATGGGTGCTATATTTGCAACCTTTGTTGGTATAAATTTAGGAAATGTATCTCCTATTGTTGCTATACCTATTACAATGTTAGCTGGTATATTAGGTGGGGCTTTTTGGGCTTCTATTGCAGGTTATTTAAAAGCAGCTACCGGAGCTCATGAAGTTATTACAACAATTATGCTTAACTGGATAGCTGTATATTTAACAAATTATTTTGTTGTAGGTCCTTTGGCCGTTGGGCAAGGTGTTCCTAAATCACCTGAAATTGCTCAAAGTGCTCAATTACCTCCTTTAATGACGGTTCAAGCAAATACTTTACCTTCTGGTATTATTGTTTCAATAGTAGCCGCAATACTTGTTTATATATTATTAGATAAAACTACTACAGGTTATGAAATAAAAGCTGTTGGTTATAATCCATATGCTTCTGAAGCGGGTGCAATTTCTTTAAAGAAAAATATTGTTTTGACTATGGCTATTAGTGGTGCTTTAGCTGGATTAGCTGGTGCTATGGAAGTTATGGCTGTTCATCACAGAATTTTTGGAGACTTCAGTGGTGGTAAAGGTTTTGATGGTATTTCAATTGCATTAATTGGTCAAAATAATCCAATTGGTATTATTTTTGCTGCATTTTTAATATCCTCTTTAAGAACAGGTTCAAATGCTATGCAATTTGCTAAAGTTCCAGATGATATAGTTACAATTATTCAAGGTATTATTATATTCTTAGTTGCAGCTGATAGAATAGTTAGAACATTACTTGCAAAAATGGCCATTTCAAAAGGTGGTGAAACAAAATGA
- a CDS encoding MFS transporter, which yields MTFAISLAHFLADFLNSFFKPLGPYFIERYGIDSRTFASLITLIGAFSSIFQIVFGLYFDRKKRDGIYVFLLIFLEILLISLIGFINSFYILIILIFFIRLVNSAFHPVGASFAGRLNKGSHIAWFSVFGTFGAALGPIFITAYIKLFGIEKLYYVGIFSLLFLIIFYKKLWHYEKTVIAEKRLPSFNEVIVLLPVFLMVVLRGFIMDIFHTFVPIYVNLKGSSLVIGGATLSIGMIVGMFTNYYGSILRDKIGIKFINLIGFLGMGFFGISLLYMNSEITRVLAFAAFDAFGFLTMSANLVEAQFLMPKNKSFASSVSMGFAWAIGNFISSGYSAIFGNNVPFVLLSVSIISILLGIIYPIVYKRKSNLQ from the coding sequence ATGACCTTTGCAATTTCTTTAGCTCATTTTTTAGCAGATTTTTTAAATTCATTTTTTAAACCATTAGGTCCATATTTTATTGAAAGATATGGTATAGATAGTAGAACATTTGCTAGTTTAATAACATTAATAGGTGCTTTTTCATCAATTTTTCAAATAGTTTTTGGATTATACTTTGATAGAAAAAAAAGGGATGGAATATATGTATTTTTATTAATATTTTTAGAAATACTCTTAATTTCACTAATAGGATTTATAAATAGCTTTTATATATTAATAATTTTAATCTTCTTTATTAGATTAGTAAATTCTGCTTTTCACCCTGTAGGTGCAAGTTTTGCAGGAAGATTAAATAAAGGTTCTCATATAGCTTGGTTTTCAGTTTTTGGAACATTTGGAGCTGCATTGGGACCAATATTTATTACAGCATATATAAAATTATTTGGAATTGAAAAATTATATTATGTTGGTATATTCAGCCTATTATTTCTAATAATATTTTATAAAAAATTATGGCATTATGAAAAAACAGTCATTGCAGAAAAAAGGTTACCAAGTTTTAATGAAGTAATTGTATTATTACCTGTTTTCTTAATGGTTGTTCTAAGGGGATTTATAATGGATATATTCCATACATTTGTTCCAATATATGTTAATCTTAAAGGATCTAGTTTGGTTATAGGAGGAGCTACTTTAAGTATTGGTATGATTGTTGGTATGTTTACAAATTATTATGGTTCAATTTTAAGAGATAAAATTGGAATAAAATTTATTAATTTAATAGGTTTTTTGGGTATGGGATTTTTTGGAATATCATTACTATATATGAATTCAGAAATTACTAGAGTGTTGGCTTTTGCTGCCTTTGATGCATTTGGATTTTTAACTATGTCAGCTAATTTAGTAGAAGCTCAATTTTTAATGCCTAAAAATAAAAGTTTTGCATCATCTGTATCTATGGGATTTGCATGGGCTATAGGTAATTTTATATCTAGTGGATACTCAGCTATTTTTGGAAATAATGTACCTTTTGTATTGTTAAGTGTAAGTATTATTTCTATATTATTAGGTATAATATATCCTATAGTATATAAAAGGAAATCTAATTTACAATAG
- the surE gene encoding 5'/3'-nucleotidase SurE, with translation MNILVTNDDGIMAPGIYALKKELSKKHNVYVVAPDIERSATGHAITIRNPLWAKKIYINDEFLGYAVNGTPADCVKLGLEAIYKDVDFDIVISGINKGPNLGTDLLYSGTVSGALEGSLNGYPSIAISSSDYQNPNYESAAKFILHFLDEINIKNMPEFSALNINVPNIEFSEIKGYKITKQSKRRYRDYFEPRKDPYGNTYYWMLGEIIEDDDSEESDYIVLKDNYVSVTPIKSFLTDFEYMKNLKEDKNGI, from the coding sequence ATGAATATACTTGTTACAAATGATGATGGGATTATGGCTCCTGGAATATATGCATTAAAAAAAGAACTTTCGAAAAAGCATAATGTATATGTAGTTGCTCCTGATATAGAAAGAAGTGCAACAGGTCATGCGATTACTATAAGAAATCCATTATGGGCTAAAAAAATTTATATAAATGATGAATTTTTGGGATATGCGGTTAATGGTACTCCGGCTGATTGTGTTAAACTTGGATTAGAAGCAATATATAAGGATGTAGATTTTGATATTGTTATAAGTGGAATTAATAAAGGACCTAATTTGGGTACGGATTTGTTATATTCCGGTACAGTATCAGGTGCATTAGAAGGTTCATTGAATGGATATCCTTCTATTGCAATTTCCTCCAGTGATTATCAAAATCCAAATTATGAAAGCGCAGCTAAATTTATTTTACATTTTTTAGATGAAATTAATATTAAAAATATGCCAGAATTTAGTGCATTAAATATAAATGTTCCAAATATAGAATTTTCTGAAATCAAAGGATATAAAATAACAAAACAAAGTAAAAGGCGGTATAGAGATTATTTTGAGCCAAGAAAAGACCCATATGGGAATACCTATTATTGGATGTTAGGAGAAATAATAGAAGATGATGATAGTGAAGAGTCAGATTATATAGTGTTAAAGGATAATTATGTTTCTGTTACCCCTATAAAATCTTTTTTGACGGATTTTGAATATATGAAAAATTTAAAGGAGGATAAAAATGGAATATAA
- a CDS encoding ABC transporter permease produces MNIFQAIIYSFSTPIFYKLMLLSATPLIFAALGGVFSEVTGVTNIALEGIMKISAFSAVVFTFYTGNPWIGLIGALISGLIFAWLHAYVSIRWSADQIVSATALILIASGLSAFLMEPIFGQSGQSDFVSKIPKLKMDFLKDVPFIGQIFDELSIFVYLAFIAVALSWFLIYKTPLGLRMRAVGENPKSADTLGVNVFRIRYFGVLMSGILAALGGAYLSIGELGQFQENMPSGKGFIALAAMILGNWNPVGAMWAALLFGASDALNIQLQSILDIPSEMKALLNLLPFVITIIVVSGFVGKTRAPAADGIPYEKE; encoded by the coding sequence ATGAATATTTTTCAAGCAATAATATATAGTTTTTCTACTCCTATTTTCTATAAATTAATGTTATTAAGCGCAACTCCATTGATTTTTGCAGCTTTAGGTGGTGTATTTAGTGAAGTTACTGGTGTTACAAATATTGCTTTAGAAGGTATAATGAAAATATCTGCTTTTTCTGCCGTAGTATTTACATTTTATACTGGCAATCCCTGGATTGGATTAATTGGAGCTTTAATTTCAGGATTAATTTTTGCCTGGTTACATGCGTATGTTTCAATTAGATGGAGTGCTGATCAAATTGTTAGTGCAACTGCATTAATACTTATTGCATCTGGTTTATCAGCGTTTTTAATGGAACCAATTTTTGGTCAATCAGGTCAATCTGACTTTGTTTCAAAAATTCCTAAATTAAAAATGGATTTCTTAAAAGATGTTCCATTTATTGGTCAAATTTTTGACGAATTAAGTATTTTTGTATATCTAGCATTTATTGCTGTAGCTTTAAGTTGGTTCTTAATATATAAAACTCCATTGGGATTAAGAATGAGAGCTGTAGGTGAAAATCCAAAATCAGCAGATACTTTAGGGGTAAATGTATTCAGAATTAGATATTTTGGCGTTTTAATGAGTGGTATTTTAGCAGCTTTAGGTGGAGCATATTTAAGCATCGGAGAATTAGGACAATTCCAAGAAAATATGCCTAGTGGTAAAGGTTTTATTGCTTTAGCAGCTATGATTTTAGGTAATTGGAATCCTGTTGGTGCAATGTGGGCTGCGTTATTATTTGGTGCATCAGATGCTTTAAATATTCAATTGCAATCTATTCTTGATATACCTTCAGAAATGAAAGCATTACTTAATTTATTACCTTTTGTAATTACTATTATAGTTGTTAGTGGATTTGTTGGAAAAACAAGAGCTCCTGCAGCAGATGGTATTCCTTACGAAAAAGAATAA
- a CDS encoding deoxynucleoside kinase: MDTISKYFKGKSIRINIEGNIGSGKTTLANALFYKLNADELILEEFENNPYLPLLYKNEDVGFQTEMFFLVSRYKQYHKNNFSNLVISDYDMLKNKIFADITITNKNEKEKFFKIFDILTEDISKPDVLIYIDTDVDTIVERIKKRNRDMEKIIAREYLELVDKGYKKYFSKKKDYLYIDGNKFNVFDEKQLKELIKNIIKYMEGK; the protein is encoded by the coding sequence ATGGATACAATATCAAAATATTTCAAAGGAAAATCAATTAGAATTAATATCGAAGGAAATATCGGCAGTGGAAAAACAACTTTAGCTAACGCTTTATTTTATAAACTAAATGCTGATGAATTAATATTAGAAGAGTTTGAAAATAATCCATATCTACCATTATTGTATAAAAATGAAGATGTTGGATTTCAAACAGAAATGTTTTTTTTAGTTTCAAGGTATAAGCAATATCATAAGAATAATTTTTCTAATCTTGTAATATCTGACTATGATATGCTAAAAAATAAAATATTCGCTGATATTACAATTACTAATAAAAATGAAAAAGAAAAGTTTTTTAAAATATTTGATATTTTAACAGAAGATATATCTAAGCCTGATGTACTAATATATATAGATACAGATGTTGATACTATTGTAGAGAGAATAAAAAAAAGGAATAGAGATATGGAAAAAATAATAGCTAGAGAATATTTAGAATTGGTAGATAAAGGTTACAAGAAATATTTTTCTAAAAAGAAAGATTATTTATATATAGATGGTAATAAATTTAATGTTTTTGACGAAAAGCAATTAAAAGAATTAATAAAAAATATAATAAAGTACATGGAGGGGAAATAA
- a CDS encoding BMP family ABC transporter substrate-binding protein yields the protein MKKAVLLVLLLALVVSSFAFKVIMVTDVGGLGDKSFNDGTWNGVLMAKEKYGIDVQAIQSKEQSDYVDNLSNAAKEADVVIAVGFMMSNALFDVAPQYPSTKFIGIDIAPPEGGNVPKNVQLYLFKEQESAFFVGYLAAAMTKTGKVGFIGGIAIPPVERFKYGYVAGVKTYNAIYGENVEIVVGYTESFVDAAKGKSMALAQFAEGADIIFAAAGACGNGVIDAAKEKSLNVYNVSPDANLAEIIDAYYEKGEGYFAIGVDSDQDYMAPGYVLASALKRVDNASYYGVRDAYRNRFKGGVATLGALEDGVSLSPMKYTKGLVPARILAEIEYLNYAIKSGLLVVPDNENDLNNFTVDVEFPF from the coding sequence ATGAAGAAAGCTGTACTTTTAGTATTATTATTAGCATTAGTAGTTTCATCATTTGCTTTCAAAGTTATTATGGTAACAGACGTTGGGGGATTAGGTGACAAATCATTTAATGATGGAACTTGGAATGGTGTTTTAATGGCAAAAGAAAAATACGGTATTGATGTTCAAGCAATTCAATCAAAAGAACAAAGTGACTATGTAGATAATTTATCAAATGCTGCTAAAGAAGCTGACGTTGTTATTGCCGTTGGATTTATGATGAGTAATGCATTATTTGATGTTGCTCCTCAATATCCAAGCACAAAGTTCATTGGTATTGATATTGCTCCTCCAGAAGGTGGAAATGTACCTAAAAACGTTCAATTATACTTATTTAAGGAACAAGAATCAGCATTCTTTGTTGGTTATTTAGCGGCAGCTATGACAAAAACTGGAAAAGTTGGTTTTATTGGCGGTATTGCTATTCCTCCAGTTGAAAGATTCAAATATGGTTATGTTGCAGGTGTAAAAACATATAATGCTATCTATGGAGAAAATGTAGAAATAGTTGTTGGTTATACAGAATCATTTGTAGACGCTGCTAAAGGTAAATCAATGGCTTTAGCACAATTTGCAGAAGGTGCTGATATTATATTTGCAGCTGCTGGAGCATGTGGAAACGGTGTTATTGACGCTGCTAAAGAAAAATCATTAAACGTTTATAATGTTTCTCCAGATGCTAATTTAGCTGAAATTATTGACGCATATTATGAAAAAGGTGAAGGTTATTTTGCAATTGGCGTTGACTCAGATCAAGATTATATGGCACCTGGTTATGTATTAGCAAGTGCATTAAAAAGAGTTGACAATGCTTCTTATTATGGTGTAAGAGACGCTTATAGAAACAGATTCAAAGGCGGAGTTGCTACATTAGGTGCTTTAGAAGATGGTGTAAGTTTATCTCCAATGAAATACACAAAAGGATTAGTTCCTGCAAGAATTTTAGCAGAAATAGAATACTTAAATTACGCTATAAAATCTGGATTATTAGTTGTTCCTGATAATGAAAATGATTTAAACAACTTTACAGTTGACGTTGAATTTCCATTCTAA
- a CDS encoding DUF362 domain-containing protein, with the protein MKVYLKKCDDYDNVENILLPILEKFKDKFNEGEKVLVKPNLLSPKNVETGITTHPKVVGVVLKFLLDLGTKPYLGDSPATGTALEAVKANGIYDVCKKLNVPVVELDDPIDVDGEIYKGIKISKKVLEADKIVNIAKLKTHVQMIMTLAVKNTFGCVVGKEKSAWHFRAKTNTNFANVIIDIHNIVKPTLNIMDGILGMEGNGPANGVQKRFNVIGVSENAYALDHAIIKSLNVKEKYVYIIKEAMKRNLIPNYDLESDWEGGKIKLPLTAPIFETVTNLTRVFERVPKINADKCISCKICESRCPAEAIDIDNNKTIDYSKCIRCYVCHEVCPQDAIKLIRKII; encoded by the coding sequence ATGAAAGTATATTTAAAAAAATGCGATGATTATGATAATGTTGAGAATATATTATTGCCAATTTTAGAAAAATTCAAAGATAAATTTAATGAAGGTGAAAAAGTATTAGTAAAACCAAATTTATTATCGCCAAAAAATGTTGAAACAGGTATTACAACTCATCCAAAGGTAGTAGGAGTTGTATTAAAATTCTTATTGGATTTAGGTACAAAACCATATTTAGGAGATAGTCCTGCAACTGGAACTGCTTTAGAAGCAGTCAAAGCAAATGGTATATATGATGTATGTAAAAAATTAAATGTTCCAGTAGTAGAATTAGATGATCCAATTGATGTAGATGGAGAAATATATAAAGGAATTAAAATATCTAAAAAGGTTTTAGAAGCAGATAAAATCGTAAATATTGCCAAATTAAAAACACATGTTCAAATGATAATGACATTAGCTGTGAAAAACACATTTGGATGTGTTGTTGGAAAAGAAAAATCAGCATGGCATTTTAGAGCAAAAACCAATACTAATTTTGCAAATGTAATTATTGATATTCATAATATAGTAAAACCAACATTAAATATAATGGATGGGATTTTGGGTATGGAAGGCAATGGTCCAGCAAATGGGGTTCAAAAAAGATTTAATGTAATAGGTGTTTCTGAAAATGCATATGCATTAGATCACGCTATAATAAAATCATTAAATGTAAAAGAAAAATATGTATATATTATCAAAGAAGCGATGAAAAGAAATTTAATTCCTAACTATGATTTAGAAAGTGATTGGGAGGGTGGTAAAATAAAATTACCTTTAACAGCTCCAATATTTGAAACGGTGACTAATTTAACAAGAGTTTTTGAAAGAGTTCCAAAAATCAATGCTGATAAATGTATATCTTGTAAAATATGTGAAAGTAGATGTCCAGCAGAAGCTATAGATATAGATAATAATAAAACAATTGATTATTCAAAATGTATAAGGTGTTATGTTTGTCATGAAGTTTGTCCGCAAGATGCTATAAAGTTAATTAGAAAAATTATATAG